One segment of Spodoptera frugiperda isolate SF20-4 chromosome 5, AGI-APGP_CSIRO_Sfru_2.0, whole genome shotgun sequence DNA contains the following:
- the LOC118271882 gene encoding neuropeptide CCHamide-2 receptor isoform X1, whose amino-acid sequence MFTAQPNASVLIYSPDDNQTESDYTPYEERLETYLVPILFAIIFIVGVLGNGTLVIVYVRHRGMRNAPNTYIFSLALADLLVILICVPFVSIIYTLESWPWGEVICRISEAGKDVSIGVSVFTLTALSAERYCAIVNPFRRLQLRKLPLVCATFIWAAALIFAAPAALFSNTVTLRIRPNVTIVYCTPFPPGWDSYPKWMTLAKALIYYGLPLLVIAFFYSLMAQRLLASTREMPGALHGGQGEAQAQARKSVACMVLVFVIVFFICFLPYHALEMWFHLSPTAQTDYNDWIHALRIMGFCLSFLNSCVNPVALYCVSGVFRSHFNRYLCCRRGTLHPTCSSRLSRTAVCETSFRSTHRHRCNRNPTESVVISNYDYGSTKKKSNIISRNSADGVTIMTIRDTNDFLTGDLDEKCITR is encoded by the exons ATGTTCACCGCCCAGCCGAACGCGTCGGTCCTAATCTACAGCCCAGATGACAACCAGACAGAGAGTGACTACACTCCCTACGAAGAACGGCTGGAGACGTACCTGGTACCCATCCTCTTTGCCATCATCTTCATAGTGGGGGTCCTTGGCAATGGGACCCTGGTTATCGTTTATGTCAGACACAGAGGCATGAGAAATGCGCCGAACAC GTACATATTCTCGCTGGCATTAGCAGATCTCCTGGTGATCCTCATATGCGTGCCATTCGTCTCAATTATTTATACCTTGGAGTCCTGGCCATGGGGAGAAGTCATCTGCAGGATATCTGAAGCCGGTAAAGACGTCAGCATTGGAGTATCAGTCTTCACACTGACAGCTTTATCAGCTGAACGCTACTGCGCCATAGTAAATCCTTTTAGAAGGTTACAG CTTCGAAAACTCCCTTTGGTTTGCGCGACATTCATATGGGCAGCGGCACTTATCTTCGCGGCGCCAGCGGCTCTGTTCTCAAACACAGTCACACTACGAATAAGGCCTAATGTCACCATAGTATACTGCACGCCTTTCCCTCCTGGATGGGACAGCTACCCAAA ATGGATGACTTTAGCAAAGGCGTTAATATACTACGGGCTGCCATTGTTAGTGATTGCTTTTTTTTACTCACTAATGGCACAGCGCCTACTGGCCAGTACGCGGGAAATGCCAGGCGCTTTACACGGAGGACAGGGAGAGGCGCAGGCGCAGGCTAGGAAATCTGTCGCTTGTATGGTGCTGGTGTTTGTTATTG TATTCTTTATCTGCTTCTTACCGTACCACGCGCTGGAGATGTGGTTCCATCTCTCTCCAACCGCACAGACAGATTACAACGATTGGATACACGCGCTGAGGATAATGGGCTTCTGTCTTAG CTTCCTCAACTCCTGCGTGAATCCAGTGGCCCTGTACTGCGTCAGTGGAGTCTTCAGGTCACACTTCAATCGCTACCTCTGCTGCCGACGGGGGACCCTTCATCCAACCTGCAGCTCCCGGTTGTCCAGGACTGCTGTCTGCGAAACCTCATTCAGGAGCACACATCGGCATCGCTGCAACAG GAACCCGACAGAGAGCGTTGTGATATCAAACTACGACTATGGAAGCACTAAGAAGAAGAGTAACATCATATCAAGGAACAGCGCTGATGGTGTCACCATCATGACCATCAGGGACACCAATGACTTCCTAACCGGAGATCTTGATGAGAAATGCATCACTAGATAG
- the LOC118271882 gene encoding neuropeptide CCHamide-2 receptor isoform X2, translating into MFTAQPNASVLIYSPDDNQTESDYTPYEERLETYLVPILFAIIFIVGVLGNGTLVIVYVRHRGMRNAPNTYIFSLALADLLVILICVPFVSIIYTLESWPWGEVICRISEAGKDVSIGVSVFTLTALSAERYCAIVNPFRRLQLRKLPLVCATFIWAAALIFAAPAALFSNTVTLRIRPNVTIVYCTPFPPGWDSYPKWMTLAKALIYYGLPLLVIAFFYSLMAQRLLASTREMPGALHGGQGEAQAQARKSVACMVLVFVIVFFICFLPYHALEMWFHLSPTAQTDYNDWIHALRIMGFCLSFLNSCVNPVALYCVSGVFRSHFNRYLCCRRGTLHPTCSSRLSRTAVCETSFRSTHRHRCNRERCDIKLRLWKH; encoded by the exons ATGTTCACCGCCCAGCCGAACGCGTCGGTCCTAATCTACAGCCCAGATGACAACCAGACAGAGAGTGACTACACTCCCTACGAAGAACGGCTGGAGACGTACCTGGTACCCATCCTCTTTGCCATCATCTTCATAGTGGGGGTCCTTGGCAATGGGACCCTGGTTATCGTTTATGTCAGACACAGAGGCATGAGAAATGCGCCGAACAC GTACATATTCTCGCTGGCATTAGCAGATCTCCTGGTGATCCTCATATGCGTGCCATTCGTCTCAATTATTTATACCTTGGAGTCCTGGCCATGGGGAGAAGTCATCTGCAGGATATCTGAAGCCGGTAAAGACGTCAGCATTGGAGTATCAGTCTTCACACTGACAGCTTTATCAGCTGAACGCTACTGCGCCATAGTAAATCCTTTTAGAAGGTTACAG CTTCGAAAACTCCCTTTGGTTTGCGCGACATTCATATGGGCAGCGGCACTTATCTTCGCGGCGCCAGCGGCTCTGTTCTCAAACACAGTCACACTACGAATAAGGCCTAATGTCACCATAGTATACTGCACGCCTTTCCCTCCTGGATGGGACAGCTACCCAAA ATGGATGACTTTAGCAAAGGCGTTAATATACTACGGGCTGCCATTGTTAGTGATTGCTTTTTTTTACTCACTAATGGCACAGCGCCTACTGGCCAGTACGCGGGAAATGCCAGGCGCTTTACACGGAGGACAGGGAGAGGCGCAGGCGCAGGCTAGGAAATCTGTCGCTTGTATGGTGCTGGTGTTTGTTATTG TATTCTTTATCTGCTTCTTACCGTACCACGCGCTGGAGATGTGGTTCCATCTCTCTCCAACCGCACAGACAGATTACAACGATTGGATACACGCGCTGAGGATAATGGGCTTCTGTCTTAG CTTCCTCAACTCCTGCGTGAATCCAGTGGCCCTGTACTGCGTCAGTGGAGTCTTCAGGTCACACTTCAATCGCTACCTCTGCTGCCGACGGGGGACCCTTCATCCAACCTGCAGCTCCCGGTTGTCCAGGACTGCTGTCTGCGAAACCTCATTCAGGAGCACACATCGGCATCGCTGCAACAG AGAGCGTTGTGATATCAAACTACGACTATGGAAGCACTAA